A genomic region of Solanum dulcamara chromosome 2, daSolDulc1.2, whole genome shotgun sequence contains the following coding sequences:
- the LOC129873999 gene encoding heavy metal-associated isoprenylated plant protein 37: protein MTKDEDFKLLKIQTCVLRVNIHCDGCKQKVKKLLQRIEGVYQINIDSEQQKVTVSGSVDSGTLIKKLVKAGKHAELWSQNYTNQSQKQQNPNCIKDNNNKNKNQKQQGIIKNQQKFNLVPEEIDYLDEDDDDEDDDGYPEEEMRFVRDGTRQMALLRQQAEANNNAKKAMAAAMVNGKVNNNNVASNGKKTGPIQNMTMKANPGSGGIDQRTLAAMKLNMNINNAASAAAHLGANANLGEAAKMGMVGGNDINAMMNLAGFHGNNNNGTTTTNNNANIAAMLNGGGGFQVHPNNAIPGSLATGGHHHPSTASMLMNMNSGGQQHQYNPSQMLMNFPNRHAMQHQQQQQQQPEVMYNRSPFIPPATGYYYNNSNYGQVPYTSYADPYYYTSAAAAAADQSATNTHMFSDENPSSCSIM from the exons ATGACTAAAGATGAAGACTTTAAGCTACTCAAGATTCAG aCTTGTGTGCTCAGAGTAAACATACATTGTGATGGTTGCAAGCAGAAAGTGAAGAAGCTCCTTCAGAGAATTGAAG GTGTTTACCAAATAAACATTGACTCTGAGCAGCAAAAAGTGACTGTTTCTGGTAGTGTTGATTCTGGAactttgattaaaaaattaGTTAAGGCTGGTAAGCATGCTGAGCTTTGGTCTCAGAATTATACTAATCAAAGTCAGAAACAACAAAACCCCAACTGCATCAAagataacaacaacaagaacaaaaatCAAAAGCAACAAGGTATAATCAAGAACCAGCAAAAGTTCAATCTTGTGCCAGAGGAAATCGATTATCTCGAtgaggatgatgatgatgaggatgATGATGGTTATCCTGAGGAAGAGATGAGGTTTGTGAGAGATGGAACAAGACAAATGGCTCTTCTTAGACAACAAGCAGAAGCAAACAACAATGCAAAGAAAGCTATGGCAGCTGCTATGGTCAATGGTAAAGTAAACAACAACAATGTTGCTTCCAATGGCAAGAAAACAGGTCCTATTCAGAATATGACAATGAAGGCAAATCCTGGAAGTGGTGGCATTGACCAAAGAACATTGGCTGCAATGAAACTGAACATGAACATAAACAATGCTGCTTCTGCTGCTGCTCACTTAGGTGCAAATGCCAATCTTGGTGAGGCTGCGAAAATGGGAATGGTGGGAGGAAATGACATAAATGCAATGATGAATCTTGCTGGTTTTCATGGAAATAACAACAATggtactactactactaataataacgCCAACATTGCTGCAATGTTGAACGGTGGAGGAGGATTTCAAGTTCACCCAAACAATGCTATACCGGGATCTTTAGCCACCGGTGGTCATCATCATCCATCAACTGCCTCAATGCTAATGAACATGAACAGTGGAGGTCAACAACATCAGTACAATCCATCACAAATGCTAATGAATTTTCCTAACAGGCATGCTAtgcaacatcaacaacaacaacaacaacaacctgaagTGATGTACAATCGGTCTCCGTTCATTCCTCCAGCTACTGGTTATTACTATAACAATAGTAATTATGGTCAAGTCCCATACACTTCCTATGCTGATCCTTATTATTACACatctgctgctgctgctgctgctgatCAATCTGCCACTAATACTCATATGTTTAGTGATGAGAATCCTAGTAGTTGTTCCATTATGTGA